One Nitrospinota bacterium genomic window carries:
- the metG gene encoding methionine--tRNA ligase, with the protein MNKKYYVTTPIYYVNDKPHIGHVYTTVAADVLARYQRLEGSEAFFLTGTDEHGQKADQAAKDKGQDTKAHVDFHSEIFRKLWKDLEISNDDFIRTTDKRHTSIVQKVLQELFDRGEIYSDSYKGWYCVPDERFWTEKDLVAGNCPDCGRKVEKIEEKNYFFRMSKYQDWLIQYIKDNEDFIGPLTRRNEVLGYLDKKLEDLCISRPKTRMSWGIELPFDTEFVAYVWFDALQNYITAPGYKKDDSRFNGIWPADFHLIGKDILITHTVYWSTMLKAMGLPLPKRVFAHGWWTVEGKKMSKSLGNVVEPMKVVEAVGIEPFRYFLMREVPFGQDGDFSVDALINRINVDLANNFGNLVSRTLSMIVKYRGGIVPPCSKPDMLEKLKFSAESAERNFAEHLKIPLFNRALEEVITLCDTVNKFIVEMEPWSLAKNEAKGGELDTVLYGAAESLRIIGRLLMPFMPSTARTLLSYIGIEKGHYGTDDWGGLESGTSVKEGEALFPRIDEKRAEEIKEALMIGGSAVKKEAEKSGEGLIDVEDFRKVELRTGVVLEAENVPKSKKLLKLQVDIGSEKRQIVAGIAESYTPEEVVGKRVVVVTNLKPAKLMGVESRGMLLAAHNEGKLSLICTMDEMNGGLKVS; encoded by the coding sequence ATGAATAAAAAATATTACGTAACTACGCCGATCTATTATGTAAACGACAAGCCGCATATCGGGCATGTCTATACAACGGTCGCGGCGGATGTGCTCGCTCGGTACCAGAGGCTTGAAGGGAGCGAAGCATTTTTCCTTACAGGCACCGACGAGCATGGGCAGAAGGCGGATCAGGCCGCTAAAGACAAGGGGCAGGACACGAAGGCGCATGTCGATTTCCACAGCGAGATATTCCGCAAGCTATGGAAAGACCTTGAGATATCGAATGACGATTTCATCAGGACTACCGACAAGCGCCATACGAGCATAGTTCAGAAAGTTTTGCAGGAACTTTTCGACAGGGGCGAGATATATTCCGATTCCTACAAGGGGTGGTACTGCGTCCCCGACGAAAGGTTCTGGACGGAAAAGGACCTCGTGGCCGGAAACTGTCCCGATTGCGGCAGGAAGGTAGAAAAGATAGAAGAGAAGAACTATTTTTTCAGGATGAGCAAATATCAGGATTGGCTCATTCAATATATCAAGGATAACGAAGATTTCATCGGCCCGCTTACAAGGCGAAACGAGGTGCTCGGCTATCTCGATAAGAAGCTTGAGGATCTTTGCATATCACGTCCCAAGACGAGGATGTCGTGGGGGATAGAGCTCCCGTTCGACACCGAGTTTGTCGCGTATGTCTGGTTCGACGCACTGCAGAATTACATCACCGCTCCGGGGTATAAAAAGGACGACAGCAGGTTCAACGGCATTTGGCCGGCGGATTTTCATCTCATCGGGAAGGATATTCTCATTACACACACTGTCTACTGGAGCACGATGCTAAAGGCTATGGGGCTCCCGCTCCCGAAGCGCGTTTTCGCCCACGGGTGGTGGACGGTAGAGGGGAAAAAGATGAGCAAGTCGCTCGGTAACGTTGTGGAACCTATGAAAGTTGTTGAGGCGGTCGGTATCGAGCCGTTCCGCTATTTCCTGATGAGGGAGGTCCCTTTTGGTCAGGACGGCGATTTCAGCGTCGACGCGCTTATTAACCGGATAAATGTAGACCTTGCCAACAACTTCGGCAACCTCGTGTCGCGCACACTCTCAATGATAGTCAAATACAGAGGGGGTATCGTTCCGCCATGCTCGAAACCGGACATGCTGGAAAAGTTGAAATTTTCAGCGGAATCGGCTGAAAGGAATTTCGCCGAGCATCTGAAAATTCCCCTGTTTAACAGGGCGCTGGAAGAGGTCATTACGCTTTGCGATACGGTGAACAAGTTCATCGTAGAAATGGAGCCGTGGAGCCTTGCAAAGAATGAGGCAAAGGGGGGGGAGCTGGATACCGTGCTCTACGGAGCGGCGGAATCGTTGCGTATAATAGGAAGGCTTCTTATGCCGTTCATGCCGTCAACCGCCCGCACACTCCTCTCCTATATAGGGATCGAAAAGGGGCATTACGGCACGGATGACTGGGGCGGTCTTGAAAGTGGGACCTCAGTCAAGGAAGGGGAGGCGCTGTTCCCCCGTATCGACGAGAAAAGAGCCGAGGAAATAAAGGAGGCTTTGATGATAGGCGGATCCGCAGTCAAGAAAGAGGCCGAAAAAAGCGGCGAAGGATTGATCGATGTCGAGGATTTCAGAAAAGTGGAGCTTCGCACAGGCGTGGTTTTGGAGGCGGAAAACGTGCCGAAATCGAAAAAATTGCTGAAACTGCAGGTCGATATTGGGTCCGAAAAGAGGCAGATCGTCGCTGGAATAGCGGAGAGCTATACCCCTGAAGAGGTTGTCGGGAAAAGGGTCGTTGTTGTCACAAATCTCAAGCCTGCGAAGTTGATGGGGGTAGAATCAAGGGGGATGTTGCTGGCGGCGCATAATGAAGGTAAACTATCACTGATTTGTACTATGGATGAAATGAATGGGGGTTTAAAGGTTTCATGA
- the ricT gene encoding regulatory iron-sulfur-containing complex subunit RicT: MQAELIENDFTVGVSFRHSAKPEDYRCNHLPLQVGDTCVVDTEHGPSIGKVSRGRMKAVGRKCCHRLRNVIRKATSEDLEKEKRILEKEAEIYRFGRKKIDEFELKMRLGHLEVTYDEKRVILYFTADNRVDFRDMVKAIASELDLKVEMRQVGIRDEAKKLGGCGICGEGLCCTSFLDDFAPVSIRMAKDQGLSLNPAKISGVCGRLMCCLNYENDFYREMQKIVPKPGKAVKTPQGRGRVISSDYFKKQVVVDFGGEIERMTFNADEVSLFFPPQQKGSGKKNKQRGGGQHGRPEMAEPETDADTETDDNDFPDEDSPVDKK; the protein is encoded by the coding sequence TTGCAGGCTGAATTGATAGAAAACGATTTCACCGTAGGGGTGAGTTTCAGGCACTCCGCCAAGCCGGAGGATTACAGGTGCAATCATCTTCCGCTTCAGGTGGGTGATACCTGCGTGGTGGACACGGAGCATGGCCCTAGCATAGGGAAGGTTTCCCGCGGGAGGATGAAGGCGGTAGGGAGAAAGTGCTGTCACCGCCTCAGGAACGTGATAAGGAAAGCGACCAGCGAGGACCTCGAAAAGGAGAAACGGATACTTGAGAAAGAAGCGGAGATATACCGTTTCGGCAGGAAAAAAATAGATGAGTTCGAGCTGAAAATGAGGCTCGGCCACCTTGAGGTAACATACGACGAGAAGCGGGTGATACTCTATTTCACCGCCGATAACCGTGTCGATTTCCGGGATATGGTTAAAGCGATAGCTTCGGAGCTCGACCTGAAGGTTGAGATGAGGCAGGTGGGGATACGCGACGAGGCGAAGAAGCTTGGTGGTTGCGGGATATGCGGCGAGGGGCTTTGCTGTACATCCTTCCTTGACGATTTCGCGCCGGTGTCCATAAGGATGGCGAAGGATCAGGGGCTCTCCCTGAACCCCGCGAAGATATCGGGAGTTTGCGGCAGGCTGATGTGCTGTCTGAATTACGAAAACGATTTCTATCGCGAAATGCAAAAGATAGTTCCAAAACCGGGCAAAGCGGTAAAGACCCCGCAGGGGAGAGGGCGCGTTATTTCGTCCGATTATTTCAAAAAGCAGGTCGTCGTCGATTTCGGAGGCGAAATAGAGCGGATGACATTCAACGCCGATGAAGTGAGCCTCTTCTTCCCTCCGCAGCAGAAGGGCTCGGGGAAGAAAAATAAACAGAGGGGAGGCGGCCAGCACGGACGCCCCGAAATGGCTGAGCCCGAAACGGATGCGGACACGGAAACCGATGATAACGATTTCCCGGATGAAGATTCACCGGTAGACAAAAAGTAA
- a CDS encoding DNA polymerase III subunit, whose translation MENIFSEVLGQTKAKEVLARNLARKKIASTYLFAGPEGTGKMGIAKIFARAILCREATPGLKDCGCKSCAMFNGGTHPDFMGVIPTESKSKNENFHEIIRNPEEMGLALKGRAIKIEQVRELISAVSLKSYFGGWKAVIVESPESMKKEPANAFLKTLEEPPKNTVIILVSSSPSALLPTILSRCRVVRFVPMRPTELAKLLEVERSFSSEEALTAATLSEGRPGAALGDMAHEKGIDGEANDLLSHLLEMRPSDVVSVAERWRERRDDIPLLFHRIGEILRFATRGTMAQSSDRMSSALRVLGTIPPERLVDAYYSVIDRGPSLVYNPNVQLLMESTLLNLQSIILKGEPIAG comes from the coding sequence ATGGAAAATATATTTTCAGAGGTTCTCGGGCAGACAAAGGCAAAAGAGGTGCTCGCGCGAAATCTTGCGCGAAAAAAGATAGCATCCACATACCTTTTTGCCGGGCCGGAAGGGACCGGGAAGATGGGGATAGCGAAGATCTTCGCGCGTGCCATCCTCTGCCGGGAGGCGACCCCCGGTCTGAAAGATTGCGGATGCAAGTCGTGCGCGATGTTCAACGGAGGGACGCACCCCGATTTCATGGGTGTCATTCCCACCGAATCGAAAAGCAAGAACGAGAACTTCCACGAGATAATAAGGAACCCGGAAGAGATGGGGCTCGCATTGAAGGGGAGGGCGATAAAGATAGAGCAGGTGCGCGAGCTTATCTCCGCGGTCTCGCTCAAATCGTATTTCGGCGGGTGGAAGGCTGTAATCGTGGAATCCCCCGAATCTATGAAGAAGGAGCCGGCGAACGCGTTCCTCAAAACGCTCGAAGAGCCGCCGAAAAACACCGTTATCATCCTTGTCTCGTCCAGCCCCTCCGCTCTTTTGCCGACCATCCTCTCCCGATGCAGGGTTGTGAGGTTCGTTCCGATGAGGCCGACCGAACTGGCGAAACTCCTGGAGGTGGAGCGCTCCTTCTCAAGCGAAGAGGCATTGACCGCGGCGACCCTTTCCGAGGGGCGGCCCGGCGCGGCGCTTGGGGATATGGCGCATGAAAAGGGGATAGACGGCGAGGCGAACGACCTTTTATCGCATCTCCTTGAGATGAGGCCGTCGGATGTCGTCAGCGTCGCAGAGAGGTGGCGGGAGAGGCGCGACGATATCCCCCTCCTTTTCCACAGGATCGGCGAGATCCTCAGGTTTGCGACAAGAGGCACAATGGCCCAATCATCTGATAGAATGTCGTCTGCCTTGCGGGTTTTGGGAACCATCCCCCCCGAAAGGCTTGTTGACGCGTATTACTCGGTAATCGACAGGGGGCCGTCACTGGTCTATAACCCTAACGTACAATTGCTAATGGAATCGACGCTGTTGAACTTGCAGTCGATAATTTTGAAAGGAGAGCCAATTGCAGGCTGA